One genomic segment of Clostridium saccharoperbutylacetonicum N1-4(HMT) includes these proteins:
- a CDS encoding amidase domain-containing protein, with product MLSKVLYDLCHLLSTPYDNLNLVPDMSPYINHLILEKIYLDKLQLYKYRKFINSILENIHFTYKYSILEKNKEIIKLKLNLRICFKLKNAPTKIISSYISEYITILENLQNNFKIQLLIENEDNPILYNYLLDTPLSKIKCLKYYKDDFVIETNFPLINSTNETFNTCESSFYLSARDRDSYSFNILSACTYAETFALTPNPEYKYFEGIGGDCTNFASQILYSGGLKKNKIWAPYTNSWIRVQELYSYLINNNLAIKVPNDSLLSKGDLIQFYTPKIGRYFHNGFITYKLPNNDCLYCCHSYNKLNYPLSEIYPNKYPTLRALRFQ from the coding sequence ATGTTATCAAAAGTTTTATATGATTTATGTCATCTACTTTCAACTCCTTATGATAACCTCAATTTAGTTCCTGATATGTCTCCTTATATTAATCATTTGATTTTAGAAAAAATTTACTTAGATAAACTACAACTTTATAAATATCGGAAATTTATTAATTCAATACTTGAAAATATTCATTTCACCTATAAATATAGTATTTTAGAAAAGAATAAAGAAATAATAAAATTAAAACTCAACTTAAGAATCTGCTTCAAATTAAAAAATGCTCCAACTAAAATAATTTCTTCCTATATTTCTGAATATATTACTATTTTAGAAAATTTGCAAAATAATTTCAAAATACAACTTTTGATTGAAAATGAAGATAATCCTATTTTATATAATTACTTATTAGACACTCCTTTATCTAAAATAAAGTGTTTAAAATATTATAAAGATGACTTTGTCATTGAAACAAATTTCCCCCTAATTAATTCTACAAATGAAACCTTCAATACTTGTGAATCATCTTTTTATCTTAGTGCAAGAGATAGAGACTCTTACAGTTTTAATATTTTATCTGCTTGTACTTACGCGGAAACCTTTGCATTAACTCCAAATCCTGAATATAAATATTTTGAAGGTATTGGAGGTGACTGCACCAACTTCGCTTCTCAAATACTTTATTCTGGTGGTTTAAAAAAGAATAAAATATGGGCCCCTTATACTAATTCCTGGATTCGGGTACAAGAGCTTTACTCTTATTTGATAAATAATAATTTAGCTATTAAGGTTCCTAACGATAGTTTGTTATCAAAAGGTGATTTAATTCAATTTTATACTCCTAAAATAGGCCGCTACTTTCATAATGGATTCATAACCTACAAACTACCAAATAACGATTGCTTATATTGCTGCCATAGCTATAACAAACTAAATTATCCTCTTAGTGAGATATATCCAAATAAGTATCCAACACTTAGAGCCTTAAGATTTCAATAA
- a CDS encoding DUF6398 domain-containing protein has product MQELSNVIADRYEEIIKMMKSFTNEYLNEEYMRVCTLATKTLCLNNVEQLKKGKSASWAVGVVHAIGTLNDLFDSKGVPYIKAVDLYKAFNVSSSTGSSKSKEVKNLLNLSKEDKQWIIVETDKSKSTKDNVFEEEVAVTTEEVKNETKEELKFTVEKNVIMAQQIVDYAWKQKNYKNKAKYAKEALAICEDCSDAYIILSKDSNLNSDERRAFLEKAVKAAQNVLKIDNLENAKPELLNSKIAEPFFGAKYNLAIHLWDSGEREAAIESALEILKYDEKDSLMVRSIVVNWLLIEKKYEQLKSLIEKYEKDKLAAIHYSNAVLLYKTKEVKNAEHALRRAYKRNPHVIPYILKQKKVPNLLPRLIRFGSEEEAMKYASLGLEVWNDADLIKWVKEKKKDFDMVIQN; this is encoded by the coding sequence ATGCAAGAATTATCTAACGTAATAGCTGATAGATATGAAGAAATAATTAAGATGATGAAAAGTTTTACAAATGAATATCTTAATGAAGAGTATATGAGAGTTTGTACTTTAGCTACAAAAACACTTTGTTTAAACAATGTAGAGCAGTTAAAAAAGGGGAAAAGTGCTTCATGGGCAGTTGGAGTGGTACATGCAATAGGAACATTAAATGATTTATTTGATTCAAAAGGAGTACCATACATTAAAGCTGTTGATTTATATAAGGCATTCAATGTTAGTAGTAGTACAGGTTCTAGTAAGTCTAAGGAAGTGAAAAATCTATTGAATTTATCAAAAGAAGATAAGCAATGGATTATAGTAGAGACTGATAAATCTAAAAGCACAAAAGATAATGTGTTTGAAGAAGAGGTAGCTGTTACAACAGAAGAAGTTAAAAATGAAACAAAAGAAGAATTAAAATTTACAGTAGAAAAGAATGTCATAATGGCACAGCAAATTGTTGATTATGCATGGAAACAAAAAAATTATAAGAACAAAGCAAAATATGCTAAAGAAGCATTAGCAATATGTGAAGATTGTTCGGATGCATATATTATTTTATCAAAAGATTCTAACTTGAATTCTGATGAAAGAAGAGCTTTTTTAGAAAAAGCAGTAAAAGCAGCGCAAAATGTTTTGAAAATTGATAATTTAGAAAATGCTAAGCCTGAACTGCTTAATTCAAAAATTGCCGAACCTTTTTTTGGAGCTAAATATAATTTGGCAATTCATTTATGGGATAGTGGAGAAAGAGAGGCAGCAATAGAAAGTGCTCTTGAAATTTTAAAATATGATGAAAAAGATAGTTTAATGGTAAGGAGTATAGTAGTTAATTGGCTTCTTATTGAAAAGAAATATGAGCAATTAAAAAGTTTGATAGAAAAGTATGAAAAAGATAAATTAGCAGCTATTCATTATAGCAATGCAGTTTTATTATATAAAACAAAAGAAGTTAAAAATGCTGAACATGCATTAAGAAGAGCATATAAGAGAAATCCTCATGTTATACCATATATTTTAAAACAAAAAAAGGTACCAAATTTATTGCCAAGATTAATTAGATTTGGTAGCGAAGAGGAAGCTATGAAGTATGCTAGCCTAGGATTAGAAGTATGGAATGACGCTGATTTAATTAAATGGGTAAAAGAAAAGAAAAAAGATTTTGATATGGTAATACAAAATTAA
- the ribD gene encoding bifunctional diaminohydroxyphosphoribosylaminopyrimidine deaminase/5-amino-6-(5-phosphoribosylamino)uracil reductase RibD gives MDEKYMDRALELAKKGIGRVNPNPLVGAVIVKDNEIIGEGYHECYGMAHAERNAIKNAVRDVVGSTIYVTLEPCAHYGKTPPCVDLLIEKRFKKVVIGMLDPNELVAGKSIEKLKQHGIEVVVGIREEECKKLNEIFIKYITSKLPFVVLKSGMSIDGKIATYNGESKWITSKESREDSQKLRNRLHSIMVGINTIITDDPELTCRINKDKNLIRIIVDTKLRISLESKVILNSDKKTIIATTINADGNKKQKLRELGMKIIEVPSKNNKVDLKELINKLGQEGIDSILIEGGGTLNFSALEEGIVDKVVFYIAPKILGGTNSKSSISGKGFSKLSEAVNLIDMRYRTVGKDLVVEGYVEKK, from the coding sequence TTGGATGAGAAATATATGGATAGAGCATTAGAATTAGCAAAGAAAGGTATTGGTAGAGTTAATCCTAATCCGTTAGTTGGAGCAGTCATAGTTAAGGATAATGAAATAATAGGAGAAGGATATCATGAATGTTATGGAATGGCTCATGCTGAAAGAAATGCTATAAAGAATGCAGTGAGAGATGTAGTGGGAAGTACCATTTATGTGACACTTGAACCATGTGCTCATTATGGAAAAACTCCACCGTGTGTAGATTTGTTAATTGAAAAAAGATTTAAAAAAGTCGTGATTGGAATGTTAGATCCAAATGAACTAGTTGCAGGAAAAAGCATAGAAAAATTGAAACAGCATGGTATTGAAGTTGTAGTTGGAATTAGAGAAGAGGAATGTAAAAAGTTAAATGAAATCTTTATTAAATACATTACATCAAAATTGCCATTCGTAGTACTAAAAAGTGGAATGTCCATAGATGGTAAAATAGCAACATATAATGGCGAATCTAAATGGATAACCTCTAAAGAATCAAGAGAGGATTCGCAAAAGCTAAGAAATAGGCTACATTCCATTATGGTTGGAATAAATACAATTATTACTGATGATCCAGAGCTTACTTGCAGAATTAATAAAGATAAGAATTTAATTAGGATTATTGTAGATACTAAACTTAGAATCTCTTTAGAGTCTAAAGTGATTTTAAATAGTGATAAAAAAACAATTATTGCAACTACTATAAATGCTGATGGAAATAAAAAACAAAAGCTAAGAGAATTAGGAATGAAAATTATAGAAGTACCAAGTAAAAATAATAAGGTGGACTTAAAAGAGCTTATTAATAAACTTGGGCAGGAAGGCATAGATTCAATACTTATTGAAGGTGGTGGAACACTTAATTTTTCTGCACTTGAAGAAGGTATTGTAGATAAAGTGGTTTTTTATATAGCTCCTAAAATATTGGGGGGAACGAATAGCAAGAGTAGCATATCAGGAAAGGGATTTTCGAAACTAAGTGAAGCAGTCAACTTAATTGATATGAGGTATAGAACTGTAGGAAAAGATTTAGTGGTAGAAGGATATGTAGAAAAGAAGTAA
- the ribE gene encoding riboflavin synthase codes for MFTGIIEEIGIVQEFNFVNGFGIIRVGCVNVLEGTKIGDSIATNGVCLTVKEISTNSFKAEVMGETLAKSNLGRLKTGDKLNLERALKLSDRLGGHIVSGHIDGVGKIISIKEESNGTWFTISAPKEVLKYIIYKGSIAIDGISLTVAYVDDLVFKVSVIPHTLDNTILPGKKMDSNVNLECDLVGKYIEKLFTGNKSNEEVESSNITMEFLKNSGF; via the coding sequence ATGTTTACTGGAATAATTGAAGAAATAGGAATTGTACAAGAATTTAATTTCGTAAACGGCTTTGGGATAATACGAGTAGGATGTGTTAATGTATTGGAAGGTACAAAGATAGGCGATAGTATAGCAACTAATGGAGTTTGTTTAACTGTTAAAGAAATAAGTACTAACTCGTTCAAGGCAGAAGTAATGGGGGAAACTTTAGCTAAAAGCAATTTGGGGAGGTTGAAAACAGGAGATAAGTTAAATCTTGAAAGAGCATTAAAATTAAGCGATAGACTAGGTGGACACATAGTAAGTGGACATATTGATGGAGTTGGAAAAATAATTTCAATAAAGGAAGAAAGTAATGGAACGTGGTTTACTATTTCGGCTCCAAAGGAGGTATTAAAATACATCATATATAAAGGATCTATTGCTATAGATGGAATAAGTTTGACGGTTGCTTATGTGGATGACTTAGTTTTTAAAGTTTCAGTAATACCACATACGTTGGACAATACAATTCTTCCAGGTAAAAAAATGGATTCTAATGTGAATTTAGAATGCGATTTGGTAGGAAAATATATAGAAAAGCTTTTTACAGGGAATAAATCAAATGAAGAAGTAGAAAGTAGTAATATTACTATGGAATTTTTAAAAAATAGTGGTTTCTGA
- a CDS encoding bifunctional 3,4-dihydroxy-2-butanone-4-phosphate synthase/GTP cyclohydrolase II, translated as MKFNSIEEGIKDIQEGKMVIIVDDEGRENEGDLVIPAEMVTGENINFMIKYARGLVCAPVDEEIAAKLCLNPMVEKNTDNHETAFTVAVDHKDTTTGISAFERAYTINKLVDSNERDSFRRPGHVFPLIAKRDGVLERRGHTEAAVDLAKLAGFKGAAAICEIINDNGTMARRDDLIGFAKEHSLKILTIEDLIKYRKQDNFSVTKEAEAYLPTEYGDFKILAFSEKNSSKCHLALIKGDITTDEPVLTRVHSECLTGDALGSRKCDCGEQYAAAMEMIEKEGRGILLYMRQEGRGIGLLNKIKAYHLQDTGLDTVDANLALGFKEDMRDYKVSADMLKILGISNIRLITNNPAKIKDLEKNHINVVERIPIEMPINKNDEFYIRTKKERMNHLINL; from the coding sequence ATGAAATTTAATAGTATAGAAGAAGGAATTAAAGATATACAAGAAGGTAAAATGGTTATAATTGTGGATGATGAAGGAAGAGAAAATGAAGGTGATTTAGTAATTCCTGCTGAAATGGTTACTGGAGAAAATATTAATTTCATGATTAAGTATGCAAGAGGATTAGTATGTGCACCAGTAGATGAAGAAATAGCAGCTAAATTATGCCTAAATCCAATGGTTGAAAAAAATACAGATAATCATGAAACTGCATTTACGGTTGCAGTAGACCATAAAGATACAACTACAGGAATATCAGCCTTCGAAAGAGCTTATACAATTAACAAACTTGTAGATTCAAATGAAAGAGATAGTTTTAGAAGGCCTGGTCATGTATTTCCTTTGATAGCTAAACGTGATGGGGTATTAGAAAGAAGAGGACATACAGAAGCGGCAGTAGATTTAGCAAAACTTGCGGGATTTAAAGGTGCAGCAGCTATCTGTGAAATAATAAATGATAATGGCACAATGGCTAGAAGAGATGATTTGATTGGATTTGCAAAAGAACATAGTTTAAAGATATTAACTATAGAAGATTTGATTAAATATAGAAAACAGGATAATTTTAGTGTCACCAAGGAAGCAGAAGCTTATTTACCAACAGAATATGGTGATTTTAAGATATTGGCTTTTAGTGAGAAGAATTCTTCAAAATGCCATCTAGCCTTAATAAAGGGAGACATTACTACTGATGAACCTGTACTAACAAGAGTTCATTCAGAATGTTTAACTGGAGATGCTTTAGGTTCTAGGAAATGTGATTGCGGTGAACAATATGCTGCAGCAATGGAAATGATAGAAAAGGAAGGTCGGGGGATACTTCTTTACATGAGACAAGAAGGAAGAGGAATAGGTCTTTTAAACAAGATAAAGGCATATCATTTGCAAGATACTGGTTTAGATACAGTAGATGCAAATTTGGCTTTAGGATTTAAAGAGGATATGAGAGACTATAAAGTTAGTGCTGATATGCTAAAAATATTAGGAATAAGCAACATTAGATTAATAACAAATAATCCTGCTAAAATTAAAGATCTTGAAAAAAATCATATTAATGTTGTTGAAAGAATTCCAATAGAAATGCCTATAAATAAAAATGATGAGTTTTATATAAGAACAAAAAAGGAAAGAATGAATCATTTAATAAATTTATAA
- the ribE gene encoding 6,7-dimethyl-8-ribityllumazine synthase, with translation MNIFEGNLVSEGLKFGIIVGRFNEFIGGKLLDGALDGLKRHGANEADIDIAWVPGAFEIPLVAKKMAQNNKYDAVICLGAVIKGATSHYDYVCSEVSKGIASVSLESEKPVIFGVLTTNTIEQAIERAGTKAGNKGYECAVSAIEMANLLRAIK, from the coding sequence ATGAATATTTTTGAAGGAAATTTAGTTTCAGAAGGATTAAAGTTTGGAATAATAGTAGGAAGATTTAATGAGTTTATTGGTGGTAAATTATTAGATGGTGCATTAGATGGATTAAAAAGACATGGAGCTAATGAAGCTGATATTGATATTGCATGGGTTCCGGGTGCTTTTGAAATTCCATTAGTAGCTAAGAAAATGGCCCAAAATAATAAATATGATGCAGTGATTTGCTTAGGAGCAGTAATAAAAGGTGCAACTTCTCATTATGACTATGTTTGTTCAGAAGTATCAAAAGGAATTGCTAGTGTTTCTCTTGAAAGTGAAAAGCCAGTTATATTTGGCGTACTTACAACGAATACCATTGAACAAGCAATTGAAAGAGCAGGAACTAAAGCTGGGAATAAGGGATATGAATGTGCAGTTTCAGCAATAGAAATGGCTAATTTGCTTCGAGCTATAAAGTAA
- a CDS encoding NlpC/P60 family protein, which translates to MKNKILALVLATVIISGNLIPVSATPSNEQLDASRQKYADIENKIKDIEAKIYDLDMKMEPLQASIDKNKAEIRNINIVTENTKKDIEQCKKDINDLDLALGKRVKIMYSSGDLEFNYLNFILNSDSTSEFFSRVQAVGTIIEKDKSYIDGIKSKRIELNDKVKSLDDKKTEINKLNKEVQDNLNQLASNKKAEQELAAEAQTEKSKFDVEYLSLLERDAVKTQFDVIDSSNSSSADIEGAVSQLASIRDNQIKSPIVTKEINDKIQKGKAAASKKKDQEAKAAAESQRQAQAQVSSTSTKSTSSSNKKSNSSVSAPAAGNAQAILNEAYKHLGKSYVWGATGPSNFDCSGFTEYVYEHAAGVDISRTTYTQINVGQPVSQDQLKPGDLVFPHAGHVGIYVGNGQMIHAPQTGDVVKVGPVYSFYAGRRIL; encoded by the coding sequence ATGAAAAATAAAATTTTAGCACTTGTTTTAGCAACAGTAATAATTTCTGGTAACTTAATACCAGTATCAGCAACACCAAGCAATGAACAGCTTGATGCTTCAAGACAAAAATATGCGGATATAGAAAATAAAATAAAAGATATTGAAGCTAAAATTTATGATTTAGATATGAAAATGGAACCATTGCAAGCATCAATTGATAAAAATAAGGCAGAAATAAGAAATATTAATATTGTCACTGAAAATACCAAAAAAGATATTGAACAATGTAAAAAAGATATCAATGATTTGGATTTAGCTTTAGGAAAAAGAGTCAAGATAATGTATTCATCAGGAGATTTAGAGTTTAATTATTTAAATTTCATACTTAATTCAGATTCTACAAGTGAATTTTTTTCAAGGGTACAAGCCGTTGGAACAATTATAGAAAAAGATAAATCGTACATAGATGGTATTAAGAGTAAAAGAATTGAGTTAAATGATAAGGTGAAATCTTTAGACGATAAAAAAACTGAAATAAATAAGTTAAATAAAGAAGTTCAGGACAATTTAAATCAATTAGCAAGTAATAAAAAAGCAGAGCAAGAATTGGCAGCTGAGGCACAGACTGAAAAGAGTAAGTTTGATGTAGAATATTTATCATTACTGGAAAGAGATGCAGTTAAGACCCAATTTGATGTTATAGATAGTTCGAATAGTTCTTCAGCAGATATTGAAGGAGCCGTTAGTCAGTTAGCTAGTATTAGGGACAATCAGATTAAGAGCCCAATTGTTACCAAAGAAATAAATGATAAGATACAAAAAGGAAAAGCAGCAGCTTCTAAAAAGAAAGACCAAGAAGCAAAAGCAGCTGCAGAAAGTCAAAGGCAAGCACAGGCTCAGGTAAGTTCAACTAGTACAAAGTCTACTAGTAGTAGTAATAAGAAGTCAAATTCTTCAGTATCAGCACCAGCAGCTGGAAATGCTCAAGCAATTTTAAATGAAGCCTATAAACATTTAGGAAAGAGTTACGTATGGGGAGCAACAGGTCCGAGTAATTTTGATTGTTCAGGATTCACAGAGTATGTTTATGAACATGCAGCGGGAGTAGATATATCAAGAACAACATATACTCAAATAAATGTTGGACAACCTGTTAGTCAAGACCAACTTAAACCAGGAGATTTAGTATTTCCACATGCAGGCCATGTTGGTATCTATGTTGGAAATGGCCAAATGATTCATGCGCCACAAACTGGAGATGTAGTTAAGGTAGGACCAGTATATAGTTTTTACGCTGGAAGAAGAATTCTTTAA
- a CDS encoding KUP/HAK/KT family potassium transporter: protein MKQNNINKLTLAGIVVTLGVVYGDIGTSPLYVMKSILEGNGGLQNVSENFILGVLSMVFWTITILTTIKYVIITLKADNNGEGGIFSLFTLVRNRAKWLIIPAMIGGSALLADGMLTPAVTVTSAVEGLDLIPSFKELFGHYEHSIIIIVIAIISLLFFIQHLGTDLIGKMFGPIMLIWFSSLAIFGIISLSHNWTLLRALSPYYAINTLFSSENKLGFFILGSIFLSSTGAEALYSDLGHVGRRNIYGSWPFVKICLLLNYFGQGAWILSAKNNAKFLGLSELNPFYQMVPASFLVFSIIISTLAAIIASQALISGSFTLVSEAIKLNLFPRLHTMYPSSSKGQLYLPSVNKVLWIVCIGIVLYFKNSAHMEAAYGLAITVTMLMTTILLFNYLLKKKTNLIIAISILLFFGALEISFFLANIVKFMHGGFIAALIAFSILSIMYIWIKGYYIKMRLIEHVPIDDYKDILDQLRQDKDRPKYTTNLVCLTSSSKPKQIERKIMYSILDKRPKKAEVYWFVNIVVTDEPYVAEYSVDTFGTSYIVKVQIKLGFRVEQKLNVFMRQISTDLVESGEIDVQSRNYSIMPDRKVSDFRFLLILEQLSYESDLNYWEELILKLKLFIKRYTVSPERWFGLEHSDVDIETVPLFLGHHNHAVLKRVPK, encoded by the coding sequence ATGAAACAAAATAACATTAACAAACTTACTTTAGCTGGAATTGTTGTAACCTTAGGAGTTGTTTATGGAGATATTGGAACTTCTCCTTTATATGTTATGAAATCTATCTTAGAAGGCAATGGCGGCCTACAAAACGTATCTGAAAATTTTATTCTCGGCGTCTTGTCTATGGTTTTTTGGACTATAACTATTTTAACAACAATAAAATATGTTATCATCACTTTAAAAGCCGATAATAACGGTGAAGGTGGAATTTTTTCTCTATTTACACTAGTCCGCAATCGTGCAAAGTGGCTTATAATTCCTGCAATGATTGGTGGTTCTGCATTACTAGCAGATGGGATGCTAACTCCAGCTGTAACTGTAACCTCAGCTGTTGAAGGTTTAGATCTTATTCCAAGCTTTAAAGAACTTTTTGGTCATTATGAACATAGTATTATAATTATTGTAATAGCTATTATAAGCCTACTCTTTTTTATTCAACATTTAGGAACTGATTTAATTGGCAAAATGTTTGGTCCAATTATGCTCATTTGGTTTTCTTCTTTAGCCATATTTGGCATCATAAGTCTTTCTCATAATTGGACATTACTACGTGCACTATCACCATACTATGCAATTAATACTCTTTTTAGCAGTGAAAATAAATTAGGATTTTTTATTCTTGGCAGTATATTTTTATCTTCAACTGGTGCTGAAGCACTTTACTCCGACCTTGGTCATGTTGGTAGACGAAACATTTATGGTTCTTGGCCATTCGTTAAAATATGCTTGCTGCTAAATTATTTTGGACAAGGTGCTTGGATATTATCAGCAAAAAATAATGCTAAATTTTTAGGATTATCAGAATTAAATCCATTTTACCAAATGGTTCCTGCTAGTTTCTTAGTTTTCAGTATAATAATTTCAACCCTTGCTGCAATAATAGCTTCACAAGCCTTAATTTCTGGATCTTTTACACTTGTTTCTGAAGCTATAAAGTTAAATTTATTTCCTAGACTGCATACAATGTATCCATCTAGTTCTAAAGGACAATTATATTTACCTTCAGTAAATAAAGTTTTGTGGATTGTTTGTATTGGAATAGTCCTTTACTTTAAAAATTCTGCGCATATGGAAGCTGCTTATGGCCTTGCAATTACAGTAACAATGCTAATGACAACTATTCTTCTCTTTAATTATTTATTAAAGAAAAAAACTAACCTAATTATTGCTATTAGTATTCTCTTATTCTTCGGTGCTTTAGAAATTTCATTCTTCCTTGCAAATATTGTTAAATTTATGCATGGTGGATTTATTGCTGCTTTAATTGCTTTTTCAATTTTATCTATTATGTATATTTGGATAAAAGGATATTATATAAAAATGCGTTTGATTGAGCATGTTCCTATTGATGATTATAAAGATATCTTAGATCAATTACGTCAAGATAAAGACCGTCCTAAATATACAACAAATCTTGTATGTTTAACTAGCAGCAGTAAACCTAAGCAAATTGAGAGAAAGATAATGTATTCTATCTTAGATAAAAGACCAAAAAAAGCCGAAGTTTACTGGTTTGTAAATATTGTCGTTACTGACGAACCTTATGTGGCCGAGTATTCTGTTGATACCTTTGGAACTTCTTATATTGTAAAAGTACAAATTAAACTCGGTTTTAGAGTAGAACAAAAATTAAATGTCTTTATGCGTCAAATATCAACTGATTTAGTTGAAAGTGGTGAAATAGATGTCCAATCCAGAAATTACTCTATAATGCCTGATAGAAAAGTTAGTGATTTTCGCTTTCTACTAATTTTAGAACAGCTTTCCTATGAATCTGACTTAAACTACTGGGAAGAACTTATACTTAAATTGAAACTATTCATAAAGAGATATACAGTTTCCCCAGAAAGGTGGTTTGGTTTAGAACATAGCGATGTTGATATTGAAACGGTTCCTTTATTTTTAGGACATCATAATCATGCGGTTTTGAAAAGAGTTCCAAAATAA